DNA from Musa acuminata AAA Group cultivar baxijiao chromosome BXJ1-5, Cavendish_Baxijiao_AAA, whole genome shotgun sequence:
AGCAGTTGTGTCCTTGACATGACTATTTTGGTCCTTCATTGCGTTCAGCAAGAAGTCGAGTCCAGCTTGAACAAGTGGTGCAAGCTTCTCAGTAGACGGACCTTCAAGAATTGATCCAAATGCAAAAGTAGCTGCCTCCCGGCTTCGCCATTCACCCTTGGTTATATTATTCTCCACAAAGGGCATCACAAGGGGCACAATTGCATCACCAACAGTTCTTGCAACAAGTCCAAGACAGGTCCCACCAGCCATAGACAAATTCCAAACACCATCATCCTGGTCCTGATCTTCCTCTTGCTTTAGCAGTGTTTCTAACATCAATGGTACAAGCAAAGGAAGTGCCTTTTCTACAAAATTAGAATGGAGGGAAGAGCTTCCACCTTCATCTCCCCCAAACTCCTCTTGAATTTGAATCTCTTCATCACAGATGGAACTCCAAAACTCAATGGCTTGAAGAGCAACAGGCTCCTCATCCCCTCTCACAGCATTTGCAGTCAAATCAAAGAGGGTCTGCATGTAAGGCTCTAGGAACTCATAATATGTAGAGGCTATAGAAACAAGACACTCAAATGCTGCTTGTCTGATCTCCAGCTCTTTAGAAAGAGCAGTTTCACATATGACTTTCATGATGAAGTTCCTCTCTACCTCGTTATCAAAGTTAGTCTGAGCAAAATCCAGAGCATTATAGAGTGCCTTCACAGCCGCAAGACGGACTTCAGAACTATGTTCTGCCTGGTTCATGCCCTGCACAACAGCAGTGAGGACAGAATTCACTTGAGCCTGCTCCAAATCCTGAGGAGAAACTTCCTCACAGACATACCCCAGTGCCTCCAGGGTTGCTTGCTTCAAAGGTGCAGGAGCATCTAGCCGAGTCATGTTATTTAGCAGCTGGCCAATAAGCTCCTGCCATTCATGTCGGGGTATCTCGATGGATGCGACCTTAGCAATGACTTGCGAAGAAGTGTGTCGCGCTTCAGACACTGTTGATCCAAGCGTCCGCAACAAGGATTCCTTGATTTGAGCTTTGATGGATGGATCCACACTGACCCATCGCTGAATTAATTCTTCCTTACGAACGGTGTCCTTTGCATCTAGAGAATTCTTAAGAATAATACCAGCAAGTCTTCGAGATTCAGGAGGCTTTTGTTCGCTTGATAGCTCGACGGACAGGGAAACTAAGAAATGGGGAAGACTCTGTTCCTGAAACTGCTTAAGATTTGCTTCAGCGAGAGTTCGTATCTGCCCATCAGGAGATTGGGCAGACAACAGGATCTGGGTTATCTCCATCGCTGTGTTTATGATGCTAGAAAAGGTTACAGAAACCAACATATAGAGGATATTAGCAAATCGAAGAAACTTCATCAACTACCTAAAACACACTACACAGGAGAACCATTACCAGATAAGTACTTGAATAAATCTGACTATCAGAATGCACCCATTAACAATGACAAATTCTGTCAATCTGGCATATGAAATTTCCCATCTAGCATATTCCACAAACCTTACCAGACAAGTTTCTGTGTTTGTCAACAATGATGTGAACTATGACAGATAAAAGCGTAAACACCAAACTCTACATGAAAGTTGAAACTAAATACAATCACGAATCCACACCGAAACGACCAAAACCCAAACCTACATTGATGTATATGCATACATGCATAGCAATATTTACTTCAATAAGCAAAAACAATCTAACCAAAGAacgtaaaaagagaaaaaagaggaaaGTGAAGCAGACTGCAGTCGTACAAATCACAGTAGGCCTACTGCGTTGTCTGTCGCAGTAGGCCGAAACTCACAAGAAACGAAGAGATTAACTCAAATGTAAATTGAATCTAACAGATCTAAGGGAGCGACAGAGATATCTTAGACCAGGCATCATGGGGCGTTACCCTCTATACTGGTCGGGATGGAGTAAAGATGTGCCGCCTCCCGGGAtcgcagaaaaagatcaagatctgACCGAGATCGCCGCTTCGTTCCCTGCGATTGGGGACGGGGAAGGAAGGAAGCAGTGGGGAGACTTGGAAGAGGGGATGGGGTGGGGGGTTTATGAAGCGGTCACGGGGAGGAAGTGATCCGAAGGGCGGGAGGACGAAACCCTAATTAGTTTTGAAATGCCCTCAGTCGCGTGTGGATCGCTTATTGGGTTCGGATCTAGTTGCTAAATGGGCTGTTCGTGGACTACATTTAAGAGCTCAAACAAAAGCCCTCTAAGGCCTGTTAACGAAGCCCGTAAACCCGATAGACTCGAACCGTAAATCCGACCCGAAGTCTCCGAATTTGATCATCACCGTGTTCCGTAAGCTTAGTTTTAGTTTTGGATCCGATAAGGGATTAAATTCATCTGATGGATGGATCCGATCCGATAACATCCCCTATTTACCGCTgaacttaatatatatatagcCTTCAAAAACGTTTCCGTCGTGTTTTCTGGATCTCGTGTGCAAATAAGAAATCTGAAAGTGGGAGATGTGAAAGAAAAAAGCATTTTTTGTTGTTTTCGGTTTAATGTTGTTTTTAATATTCGCAGCAAGTTCCGCAAGAAAATAGTTTTGGTTCCCTTTCGGCTCTCCAAGTGCCAATCCAGTCTCCGGTCCTCCTGTTCTCTGCTTTCTCCTTCGGCTGTAGGCGTGGAGAGAGGCGGCGGTTGGTCTCATCAGCAGCAGATCCGGAGTCCCCGCTATTGTTTCTCCCTAATCTGATTGAAATCGAGGTGCTTTTGCCATCGTCGGGATCCGCCGAGAGGTACACCGCCATCGTTGAGCTATAGATTTGGTAACCGCATTCTCTCGGTTGTTGATCGAGTGCGTAACTTCTTTTATTGGGTTTTCTTGTGTAAAATTAGCCTCCTTGTTACCAAAATGTCTGCGCTCAACGATGGCAGCTCGTCCCCTCGATCTCAGGTTACCCATGAACGGGTCGATCCTCAATTTTGAACACCACAGTATGATCTGTGTTACTAAGCAGGGGATTGGGGTATCCTTCTGGTGTGCAGCATGCCTCTCGTTGTTTCGAGGATCTCCTGGAGTCTATTATTGTGGATGTGGCGTCGGAGTGCCACCGGATAGCGAGACTAGGTCTCGACCGGAAcctggaagaagaggaggaggagctgaGGCTCTCCGCGCAGGCCCGGGTAGCTGATCCTGGCAGCAGCGGTGAATCCAATAGCAAGAACGTGGTCGATATCTTCGGGCAGACGCATCCCGCCATCGCCAGCGAGACTTTTAATTGCATGAATTGCGGCAGACCCGTCACGGCCGGACGGTTCGCTCCTCACTTGGAGAAGTGTATGGGCAAGGTGAGTCATGTTCTTGATTTCCCTCAtcttttcttaaaataaaaaaaaaaagctcatcTTGCTTGATAAAAATGGCATCTTTGTTGACAAATGCCGTTTTGTTACTGTGTGTTAGTAATTGAAGTTTAGGTTGATCTATACATGTGTTAACATTCGATTCACAATCTTGCAATGAGATGTACGTAATTGGTCTATTCCACTGGTTTCTTGGAAGATTTGAGAGACTATTTCTAACCACTGGTATATTGTATGTGCTTCATTTCAGGGACGAAAGGCTTGCACAAAGGCCACCAGGAGCAGTACAATTGCAAGAAATAGGCATTCTCGTGGGAGTCCTGTAACGGTTTATGCGCCCTATTCCAATGCTACCAACAGCAACAGAGTTCCCAATGGCACCACAGCAGGGGAGGAGTATACGGATTACACGTTTGAGGAGCCCTGATATCTCTTCCCAAGGTTTTTACATTTAACCCTTTTAATATGTTCAATGCCAAGAAGAATTGTCCTTGCTAGTATGCACTTAGTGTTCCCCGTTGCTCTTACGCAATTTCTTCAAGGCTTCTTGAACAGCCTCACATACCAAAGTTAGTTTGAATGTCCTAAAAGAACTTGATTCTCGTCTGCAGGTCTTAATCATATGATTTTAAATGTCCGTGGTACCAATGATAATCTTTCTTTGCTGTTTCTTTTTAGCTGAAAACTAAATCAATTTTCCAAGTAAAGGGAACATACACATAATGTCTTCTCTCGAAGGGATTTTTTTTTCCTCGGACTGTTATTGTCTATTTAGAATTTGTCTTTGATCCGTCCATGAAAAATTACAAGGGTTGCACCAAGAGATATGATGCATAAAGATTAATGTAGCCTGACATTGGCTCTATGATTAACAGGGTGAACTTTAATTCTTAAACGCAGTCTGCAGTCGTATGTGTCATTGAAgttgttaaaataattatttgtttCTTTTCATTTAAAGTTGTTCATAAGGTTGTCTCTTTGTTGCCTAATTGTTTAGGATTCAAGACATGGAAATACATTCTGATTGTAATGGTAAGGTCCCAAGAGCCTGGTGTGCTGGGCTGCCCTTTTCAGTTTAGCTTGTTGTGTATAAGTTATTTGGTCATTAGTCTAATTGAACCATGACATTTTACCATGTGATATTTAGtcatttttaattatgatgttaaATCAGACATGACAaacttaatttaatttttatcacAATTTAATTGATGAGCCAAAAACCTTTGAGAAAAAAAGATTCTTGCCGGTGCAATCCTCAATTCGCATTTGTGCACAGACACCAAGAATTAGGTACGTGACAAGGAAGTCACCAAATTGTAAATAATTACTGACCCCTTGGTGATGAAATGCAGGTCTTGTTCTTAGCAAGCAAGTCAGATTGTCATGATTAGATCATTGTTTAACTTTCAGTAGATATATGTGATGTCTAAGCATGGTAATATGGTAGTCTTATCCGAGAAACATGTAGCGGTCATGGAAGTAGAGCACATCACCAAGCTTTAAAATTTCCCAGAATCCACATTGCTCAAATCCATGAGTTATGTTCAAAACTAATCACATATTGACCAGAATTTTCTTATGAACTGCAGGTTTATATATCTTTTGTTCAGTTAGATTAATTTCTTCATGTCCCCGACCAAAGTAGAATACTCGAGTTGAAAAGTTCGGTTACATGATGAGGTCAGAGTCTAGCTTGCTGTTATCTCTGCGGTTTGTATATCATGTTCATTGTCTAGTTATGCTCATCTGTATCTTGTAATCTATTTCACCATGCTTACTGCTTGGATTTTGGTGCCAAATCTCAATTTATTGTTAATTGGTATTAGTGCATATTTCAATTCTCTTTTTCATCGCAGAATCCACTCCAAATCAGGATGACTTGCCTTCAGCCTCCACCTTGTTCTCAAGTTAAAGTTCTGAAGACTACGAGGTATACACTATAGCAGCCAAAATTGGTGCTTGGTCCGTGGTTTAAAATGTGAAGATTTCCATCGACATGAATCTGCGCTACCTGTGTTTCCACTCGGAGCGAATAGCTTGCGGCTAGTATCTACAATTAGAAGGTGGAGTTGGCTAATgtttgattttgagttttttaagTCCTACTCTCAGTCGGTGTCCCAACACATGGCACTGTAATTTACAA
Protein-coding regions in this window:
- the LOC135580986 gene encoding SAGA-associated factor 11-like — protein: MSALNDGSSSPRSQHASRCFEDLLESIIVDVASECHRIARLGLDRNLEEEEEELRLSAQARVADPGSSGESNSKNVVDIFGQTHPAIASETFNCMNCGRPVTAGRFAPHLEKCMGKGRKACTKATRSSTIARNRHSRGSPVTVYAPYSNATNSNRVPNGTTAGEEYTDYTFEEP